A genome region from Urocitellus parryii isolate mUroPar1 chromosome X, mUroPar1.hap1, whole genome shotgun sequence includes the following:
- the Ct55 gene encoding cancer/testis antigen 55, with protein MSVLRQREYRHLLNLLFTHPIGDTKLKTVQGVVTSLCDDYGLIDESIYFSTNIVTENMPLKIGQKVTAVVEEDKTSVELKATKVDVIPDNFDVTKPLDSKIRVLVGYVTCIKKDTVYIDKKTYFSIDIVSEGFVPYKGDWLEVEYSTQPGTSNIKAHSVKPMNCKHVDEVCITSLQERHGMIDYTIFFTLDSLKLPDGYVPQPYDVVNVVIVESVQLCCVWRAVSMTPVQRSS; from the exons ATGTCAGTCCTGCGCCAACGAGAGTACCGCCATCTATTG AACCTGTTGTTTACCCATCCCATAGGTGACACCAAATTGAAAACTGTGCAGGGAGTTGTGACAAGTTTATGTGACGATTATGGCTTGATTGATGAGTCCATCTACTTCAGTACTAATATAGTGACTGAAAACATGCCTCTGAAAATTGGACAGAAAGTTACTGCAGTTGTGGAAGAAGATAAAACATCTGTTGAATTGAAAGCAACCAAA GTGGATGTCATCCCTGATAATTTTGATGTCACTAAACCACTGGACTCCAAAATCAGAGTTTTAGTTGGTTATGTTACCTGTATAAAGAAAGATACTGTCTACATTGATAAAAAAACTTACTTCTCTATAGACATTGTTTCTGAAG GTTTTGTGCCTTATAAGGGTGACTGGTTAGAAGTTGAATATTCCACACAGCCAGGCACCTCAAACATCAAGGCACACTCTGTGAAGCCGATGAACTGTAAGCATGTGGATGAG GTCTGCATTACTAGCCTGCAGGAAAGACATGGGATGATAGATTATACTATCTTTTTCACCTTGGATTCTCTGAAACTTCCTGATGGATATGTACCTCAACCATATGATGTTGTCAATGTGGTAATAGTGGAGAGTGTTCAGCTGTGCTGTGTTTGGAGAGCAGTTTCTATGACTCCAGTGCAAAGGTCATcataa
- the Smim10l2a gene encoding small integral membrane protein 10-like protein 2A produces MAASAALSTAAAAAALSGLAVRLSRSAAVRGSYSAFCKGLTRTLITFFDLAWRLRTNFPYFYVLASVMLNVRLQVRIE; encoded by the coding sequence ATGGCAGCGTCGGCAGCTCTGTCCACGGCGGCGGCTGCAGCGGCTCTGTCGGGCCTGGCGGTGCGGCTGTCGCGCTCCGCCGCGGTGCGCGGCTCCTACAGCGCCTTCTGCAAGGGGCTCACCCGCACTCTGATCACCTTCTTCGACCTGGCCTGGCGACTGCGCACGAACTTCCCCTACTTCTACGTGTTGGCCTCGGTGATGCTCAACGTCCGCCTGCAGGTGCGGATTGAGTGA